A window of Streptomyces broussonetiae genomic DNA:
GCAGCGCCTCGTGGCCCGGGTGTACGGCACCGATGGGCACCATGTCGTTGAGGTACCGGCCCGGCGTGAAGCGCTGGGCGGTGATGGTGATGGTCAGTTCCGTCGGGCCGTACAGGTTCTCGAGTGTCGCTCCGGGGGCGGCGACGGCCCAGTCCTCGGCGTCCTTGCAGCTGAGCGCCTCCCCCGCGAAGAAGCTCCAGCGCAGCGACGCCAGCGCGCCCGGCTCCAGCCCGCCGGTGCGACGCACCAGGGTGATCGCGCTGGGCGTGGAGAACCACACGGTCATGCCCTGCTCGGCCAGGAACTCCGGCAGATGCGCGTACGCCTGCGGCGGGATCGGTACGACGGCGGCGCCGGCGCCCCACGCGCAGAACAGGTCGAACATCGCGCAGTCGAAGTTGAGGTCGAAGGTCTGCGAGAAGACGTCGTGCGGACCGAAGTCGTAGCGCTCGTCCAGCAGGCCGAAGTAGTGCGCGGTGTTGGCGTGGGTGACGGGCACGCCCTTGGGCCGGCCGGTGGAGCCTGAGGTGAACAGCACGTAGGCGGTGTCGGAGGGCCGGGCGGGCATCGGCGCCTTCAGGGCGCTGTCCGGGTCGACGACGAGCGCCGGCATCGGCTGCCCGCCGGGGGCGAACAGCGTCGGCAGGCGCACGCCCTCGGCGTGCAGGGCGGTCAGGGCGGGCAGCGCGTCGTCGTCGGCGAGCAGCGCGCCGGCCCCGGCGGCCTCGATCATCTGCCGGGTGCGGGCGGCCGGGAAGGCCGGCTGCAGCGGGACGACGGTGACGCCGCTGTACAGGCCTGCCAGCAGGGCGGCGTACGCGGTGGGTCCCTTGCCGGCCAGCACGCCCACGGCGGGCGGCCGGCCGGGCAGACCGGCGCGCAGCGAACCGGCCAGGACCAGGGCGCGTTCGTGCAGTGCGCGGTAGCTGGTGTCGACGCCGTCGACGCGCAGCGCGGGCCGGTCCGGGGCGAGCGCCAGCCCGCGCAGGAACCGGCCGGCGAGCGTGCCGTCCATGGTGGGATCCACGAAGGGCCGTCCCGTCAGCTCGCGGCGGTGTGCAGCATGCTCTGCACGGTGTCCCACAGCACGCCGGCGGTGCGGAAGGTGTCCATGGTCAGCGCGCTGTCGCGGAAGCGGACTTGATAGGCCTCCTCCAGCGTGCCGAGCAGCTGGACGGTGGCGAGCGAGTCCAGGCCGAGGTCCTTCAGCTCGGCGTCCGGGGTCAGCTCCTCCTGCGGGCCGAGGAACGGCACGAAGGGGCGGAGTATCTGTTCGAACTGGTCGTCCCACATGGGAGCCTCCTACGAGTCGGTCGGGATCAGGCGGCGCGCGAGCGGCGCCGGGGGGTCATCGCCAGCCGCGGCGGTGCGGCGACGACGTCGAAGTTCCGGGTCGCGCAGGGCACCCGGCCGAAGAGGCTGTCGGGCCCGGCCACGCACAGCCGGGTGACGCCGGCTTCCTTGAGGGCCGTGGTGACGCCGGGCCAGTTCATCGGGTGGTCGAAGCCGTCGAGCAGCATGGTGCGCAGTTCCTCGCCGGTGTGCAGCAGTCGGCCGTCCTGGTCGGCGACGACGGGCAGCTTGGGGTCGGCGAAGGTGTAGCGGGACACCACGTCGCGTTCGGCCCTCTCCCGCAGCGGGCGGAACGCCGAGGCGTGCATGGGCGGGCGCATGGTGTACAGCGGCAGGCTGCCGACGGAGCGCAACCGCTCCTCCAGCCATGCCACGCGGTGCTCGGACAGGGAGATCATGTAGAAGCCGTCGTCGATGTGGCAGGAGATCTCGTGCCACTCCCCCGCCTCGTCCAGCTCGGTGAGGATGGCGTCGAGGCCGTCCCGCGGGGCGCGGACGAAGGACAGGGTGACGATGTCCCGGTGCTCCTCGGCGAAGTACTCCTCCAGGCAGCGGGCGATCTCGGCGGTCAGGCGCACCGCGTCGGGCAGTTCGAGGGCGCCGGTGTAGGCGAGGGCCGCCTTCTCGCCGAAGCTGGGTCCGGCGACGATGTCGGGTTCGACACCGAGGTGGTCGCGGGCCCAGTCGGCGCAGGCCAGGCAGTTGATGAAGAAGGCGACCTGGGCGGCCTCGGAGTAGTCGCCCGGGGAGGTGCGGAAGGCGTCCACCAGCGAGTAGCCGAGCGCCTCGTCGGCGACGGCGACCAGGTCCCGGGCGAAGGGGTTGGCCACCATGAACCTGCCCACCTCGGTGAACGGGACGGGTCCCATGCCGGGGAAGACGAGAGCGGTGTCGTGTGCCATGGCGGGATCCCCGCCCCCTTTCACGGGTTCGTGAGCGTCACAGGCTCTTGAGGAAGTCGGTCATCACCTCGAAGAACCGTTCCGGCTCCTCCAGGTGCGGCAGATGGCTCGACTCCTCGAAGATCTCCCAGCGCGCCCCGGGGATGTGGTCGTGGAACGGCTGCACGACCGCCGGGGTGGCCTCGTCGTGGCGGCCGCTGATGACCAGGGTCGGAGTGCCGATCCGGTGCAGTTCGTCGACGATCGACCAGTTCTTCAGGGAACCGATGACGTGGAACTCGTTGGGCCCGTTCATCGCGTAGTAGACGGTCGGGTCGTTGTAGATCTCCATGAAGGAGGACAGGAAGTCGCGCGGCCAGGGAGACACACGGCAGACATGACGGTCGTAGAAGACCCGCATCGCGGCCAGGTAGTCCGGACTGTCGAAGGTGCCGTCCGCCTCGTGCCGCCGCAGTGTCTGCTCGGCCTCCGGTGGCAGTTCGGCGCGCAGCCGTGCCATCTCCTGGAGCCAGATCGGGTACGAGGCGGGCGCGTTGGCGACGACCAGTCCGCGCAGGCCGACCGGGTTCGTCATGGCGTGCCGGGCGCACAGCGGGCCGCCCCAGGACTGGCCGAACAGTACGTAGTCGTCGGCGATGCCCAACTGCTGGACCAAATTGACCAGTTCACGCTCGAACAGCTCGACCGTCCAGAACGCGGCCTCCTTGTCGGGCAGATGGGTCGAGCCGCCGTTGCCCAGCTGGTCGTAGTGGACCACGGGCCAGCCGTCCTCGGCGAGCCTCGCGAGCGGCAGCAGGTAGTCATGGGTGCTGCCGGGGCCGCCGTGCACGGCGACGACCGCCGGCCGGCCCGCACCGAGTTCACCGGTCACCCGGTACCAGGTCCGGTACTCCCCGAAGGGAAGGGTGCCCTTCGCACTGGGATCCGGGGACACGCTGAATCACCTCTGCTCGGCTGCGGGACACGGCGACGGCCGGGGCGGGGCCGCCGGCCGGGACCGGGAGAGCCGGCACGGTGGGCGATCCGTGCCTTCGCCGTCCATGCCTCTGTCGTGGTCCGCTGCCGACGCTAACGGCCACCGCGCCGCCACCAGACCCCTAATCGCCCCTAGGCGGTGTCCGGGTGACCGAACACACGGGGCGCGCCCCGCCGCTCCCCGCTCGCTGTCTCCCGCGGGTCTCGCCGCCCCGTGCCACCTGCGGCGCAGGGCGCACATACGGTGGACCGCGGTGCCCGTCGGATGTCGTCCGGATGTCTCCTGCCCCCTAGGTCCCGTCGTCACATTCCCGTCGTCGCCCGAAGGGCGGCCTCGTGGTGTCCGGTGCGTGCTCCCGGCGTGCCGGACGGAAGTCCTCGTACTGGACGTACATGGGCTTTCGCCCGCGAGAGGGCGTGCCAGGCGTCGCGAGGCAGACGGGAATGTGACGACAGGGCCTAGGGGCGCCTAGGGGTTGGGGCTTCGGGCGGTGGCTGCCTAGCGTGCGGGAGACGGCCGACAGCGCCGCACCGGCGCCGAGACCGGACCCGCTCCGCTTTCGGCGCCTCCCGTTCCCTCCCGTGCGAAGAGGACATGATGACTGCACCTGCCGAACCGGCCGACGGGGCCGCGCTGCCGGAGTTCCCGATGCGGCGGGCCTGTCCCTTCAGCCCGCCGGCCGCCTACGCAGAACTGCGCGAGACCGAGCCGGTCTCCCGGGCGCAGCTGAAGGTGAACGGCAAGCCCACGTGGCTGATCACCCGGCACGACCTGTACAAGAAGCTGCTGGGTGACGCGCGGGTCAGCGCGAACCTGAAGCTGCCCGGATATCCGCTGCAGGTGCCGGTACCGGAGGAGACTCTCCAGTCGGTGCCGCTGACCTTTCTGTCCATGGACCCGCCGGACCACACGGTCCAGCGCCGCATGCTGGCCCCGGAGTTCAGCGTGCGGCGGATGCGCGAGCTGCGTGAGCGGGTGCAGCAGATCGTGGACCAGCTGATCGACCAGATGCTCGCCAAGGGCGCGGACGCCCCGGTCGACCTGGTGACCGCGCTCGCGCTGCCGGTGCCCTCCTTCGTCATCTGCGAACTGCTCGGGGTCCCCTACGAGGACCACGGCCGGTTCGAGGAGTGGGCCTGGGCGATCATGAACCACGACATCAGCGACGAGGACCGGGGCCGCGCCCACTACGAGCTGGACGCCTACGTGGACGGGCTGGTCACCGCCAAGGAGACCGAACCGGGCGACGACATGATCAGCCGGCTGATCGAGTTCAACCGGCAGACGCCCGCGGTGGAGCACTCCGACATCGTCAGCATGTCCAAGCTGATGCTGGTCACCGGGCACGAGACCACCGCCAACATGATCGCCCTCGGCACCCTGGCGCTGCTGGAGCACCCGGAGCAGCTGGATGCCGTGCGCGAGGAGCCCGAGCTGATGCCCAAGGCGGTGGAGGAGCTGCTGCGCTTCTTCTCCATCTCCGACGCGGGCACCGCACGCGTGGCCATGGAGGACATCGAGCTGGGCGACGTGACCATCCGGGCCGGCGAGGGCATCCTGCCGCTGAACAACGCCGCCAACCACGACGGTCAGGTCTTCCCGGACCCCGACCGTCTCGACGTGCGCCGCGAGGCCCGCAGCCACCTCGCGTTCGGCTACGGCGTCCACCAGTGCATCGGGCAGAACCTGGCCCGCATGGAGTTGGACGTCGTCTACTCGACGCTGCTGCGGCGCATCCCGACGCTCCGCCTGGCCACTGCGCTCGAGGAGCTGCGGTTCAAGGACGACGCCATGGTCTACGGCCTGTACGAGCTGCCCGTCACCTGGTGACGAACCTCCCCCTGTCCGTCCGTTCCGTCACCGAAAGGCAGCCATGACCCAGTCCGCCGACGCCACGCCCGAGACGGGGGCGTCGCTTCCGCAGTTCCCGATGCGCCGCACCTGTCCGTTCAGCGAGCCCCGTGAGTACGCCGAGATGCGTGCGAACGACCCGGTCTCGCGCGCCGCGCTGAAGGTGAACGGCAAGCCCGCCTGGCTGGTCACCCGGCACGAGCACGTCCGGCAGGTGCTGGGCGACAGCCGGGTCAGCTCCAACCTGAAACTGCCGGGCTACCCGCACCAGTTCCACATCCCCGAGGAGATGCTGGCGCAGGTCCGGCTGATGATGCTGAACATGGACGCGCCGGAGCACACCGCCCAGCGGCGCATGCTCATCCCGGAGTTCACCGCCCGCCGGATCAAGGAGATGCGTCCGCGTATCCAGGAGATCGTGGACGAGCGCGTCGACGCGATGCTGGCCGCCGGTGGCCCGGTGGACCTGGTCACCGCCCTTGCGCTGCCGGTGCCCTCACTGGTGATCTGCGAGCTGCTCGGGGTGCCGTACGAGGACCACGCCCAGTTCGAGCAGTGGTCGGCGGCGATGATGAACCACGACCTGAGCCCGGCCGAGTACGGCGCCGCGGTGCAGGCCCTGGACATGTACCTCGACAAGCTCGTCACCCTCAAGGAGGACGAGCCGGGCGACGACCTGATCAGCCGCTTCCTGGAGAAGAACCGCACCGAGCAGGTTGCCGACCATGTCGACGTGGTGACGATGGCGCGGCTGATGCTGGTCGGCGGCCACGAGACGACCGCCAACATGATCGCACTCGGGGTGCTGGCCCTGCTGCAGCACCCGGAGCAGATGGCCGCGTTGCAGGCCGACCCCGGGCTACTGCCGGGCGCCATCGAGGAGTTGCTGCGCGTCTTCTCCATCTCGGACTCCGGCACGGCGCGCGTCGCACTGGAGGACATCGAGGTCGGCGGGGTCACCATCCGCGCCGGCGAGGGCATCCTCGCCCTGAACAACGCGGCCGACCACGACGAGTCCGTCTTCCCCGAACCGGGCAGGCTGGACATCCACCGCAAGGAGGCCCGCAGCCACCTCGCCTTCGGCTACGGGGTCCACCAGTGCATCGGCGCCAACCTGGCCCGGGTGGAGCTGGAGACCGTCTACGGCACGCTGCTGCGCCGAATCCCGGGCCTGCGCCTCGCGGCCGGGCAGGACGAACTGCGCTTCAAGGACGACGCCATGGTCTACGGCGTCTACGAACTCCCCGTCACCTGGTGACGGCCGACCCGATCGGAGTCCCCCTCATGCGTGTCACCACCGAGCAGGACCGGTGCGTGGGTTCCGGCCAGTGCGCCATGCTCAGCCCGGAGGTGTTCGACCAGGACGACGCCGGTCTCGTGGTCGTCCTGCAGCAGGAGCCCGGCGAGGACCTGCGCGCGGGGGTGCTGCAGGCGGTCGACCTGTGCCCGTCGCGGTCCCTGCACGTCGAGGGCTGACGGGCCGTGCCGCAGAGGCTTCGCTCCCCCGCACCGTCCCCGAACCCCGCGGGAGGCCGAGTCGTGAACCGGGTCGTCATCGTCGGAGCGTCGGCGGGTGGCCTGAGCACCGCCGAGGCGCTGCGCCGGGCCGGGCACGAGGGTCCGATCGCGCTCGTCGGCGAGGAGCCGGAGCCGCCCTACGACCGCCCGCCGCTGTCCAAGCAACTGCTCGGCGGCCACTGGGACGCGGACCGGCTCGCCCTGCGCAGTAGCGCCGAACTGGGCGCTCTGGAACTGGACTTACGTCTCGGCGTGCCGGCGACCGGGCTGGATCAGCAGGCCCGGTCGGTCCTGCTGGCCGACGGCCGCGAGATCGAGTACGACGCGCTGGTCGTCGCGACCGGCGCCCGGCCCCGGCGGCTGCCGGGCACGGCCGGCATCGTCGGGGTGCACACACTGCGCACACTGCGGGACGCGCTGGCGCTGCGGGCACGGCTGGGTCCCGGGATGCGGCTGGTCGTGGTCGGCGCCGGTTTCCTCGGCACGGAGGTCGCCGCCGCCGCCCGCGGCCTCGGTGTCCGGGTGACCCTCGTCGAGCCGGCCCCGGTGCCGCTGGCCGCGGCCGTCGGGGAACAGGCCGGGCGGTTCCTGACCGGCCTGCACCAGGAGCACGGCGTCGAACTGCGCACGGGCGCCACGGTCACCGAAGTCCTCCATGCCGGGGGCAGGGTGAGCGGTGTCCGGCTGGCCGACGGCGCCGGTTCGGACGTCGTAGCGGCCGACGTCGTGCTCGTGGCCATCGGCTGCACACCCAACACCGAGTGGCTGGCGGACAGCGGCCTCACCGTGCGGGACGGCCTGGTGTGCGACGAGTACTGCGCAGCCGCACCCGGTGTGTACGGCGTCGGGGACGTGGCCCGCTGGTACAACCCGCTGTTCGCCGCGGAGATGCGCGTCGAGCATCGCACCCATGCCGGGGAACAGGCCACGGCCGTCGCCCGCGAACTCGCCGGCACCGGCGAGCGGCGGCCGTTCGCTCCGGTGCCGTACTTCTGGTCCGACCAGTACGACACCAGGGTGCAGGCCCACGGCCGGCTGCGCGGTCACGACGAGGCCCGTGTCCTCGACAGCGATCCCGCCCGGCGCCGGCTGCTGGTCGTCTACCGCACCGGCGACCGGATCACCGGCGTCCTCGCGGCGGGATTGCCGCCCCGGATGCTGCGCGGCTGGCGGGCCCTGGTAGCCGCCCGGACGCCGTGGCGGGCGGCACTCGCCGGCCCGAGCGCCGCCTGAACCACCCCAGGAACAGCGGGAGTTACCCGGGCAGCGGTGGAGTCGGCCGCGGGCCCACGAGGGACTGTGCCTGCGCGACGAAGCGGGGCAGCCACTCCTCGTGGGAGACGCCCGCCAGCAGCCGCAGTGCCGCTTCCGCGTCCTTGCCGACCGGCGTGTGCAGCGGGGTGCAGGCGTCGTCGACGGACGCGACGACCGCCGCGGCCGCCTCGGCGCAGTCGGCGGCGCCCTGCGCCACGCGCGCCAGGAACCGGGTCAGCCAGACGTGGTCGGCGGCGTACGGGCCGGTCCCGTCCTGCTGTGCGGCGTCCCCGGCGGCGGACCCGCGCCGGACGGCGGAGGCGAAGCTGCCCGGCTCGAGGCACACTACACGGATGCCCAAGGGCCGGACCTCCGCGGACAGGGCCTCGCTGAGCGCGCCCACGGCGGCCTTGCTCGCGGCGTAGAAACCGCCGTGCGGCACGGCGAACGTACGGCCCGCGAGGGAGGACACGTTGACGATGACGCCACTCCCCCGGGCGCGCATCGCCGGCAGCACGGCGCGGGACATGCGCAGCGGGCCCCAGAAGTTGGTCTCCATCAGCAGCCGCGCCTGGTCGAGCGGCATGGTCTCCGCCGGGCCCGTGCGGTCGATGCCGGCGTTGTTGACCAGGGCGTCGACCGGTCCGTGCCGGTCCTGCAGCGCGGTGACGGCGGCGGTGACCGAGGCGTCGTCGGTGACGTCCAGCAACGGGACGTCGAGGGTGAGGCCCTCGGCGTGGGCCCGCCGGAGCAGTTCCTCCGCGCTGTCGGCACGGCGCACACAGGCGTGCACCCGGTCGCCGCGGCGCGCGAAGGCCAGCGCCGTCTCCAGGCCGATGCCGCTGCTGCACCCGGTGACGAGGACGGCGGTCACGACCGCACCGCCTGCCGCGCCAGCAGGTCCAGGACTTCCTTCTGATGCGACGTCAGATAGAAGTGGCCGCCCTGGAACACATGGAAGTCGAACGACGTGGCGGTGTGCCGCGACCAGGCGCGTGCCTCCTCCACGGTGACCTTGGGATCGTTGTCGCCGACCAGACCCACGATCGGACACCGCAGGTCCGGGCCCGGCTCGTAGACATACGTCTCGGCGACCCGGTAGTCCGCGCGGATCGCGGGCAGCGCCATACGGATCAGTTCCTCGTCGTCGAGGATCGCCGAGTCCGTGCCGCTGAGCTGCCGCATCTCCTCGACCAGTCCGTCGTCGTCGCGCAGATGGACGGACTCCTCGCGCGGGCAGGAGGGGGCCCGGCGGGCGGAGGCGACCAGTGCCCGCGGGACGACACCGTGGTCGTGCTCCAGCCGGCGGGCGACCTCGAAGCCGAGGGTGGCGCCCATGCTGTGCCCGAAGAGGACGAGCGGACGGTCGGTCCACGGCAGCAGGACGGAGGTGACCGCGTCGGCCAGCTCCTGGATGCTCGCGGCGCACGGCTCGCCCCGCCGGTCCTGGCGACCCGGGTACTGCACTGCGAGCACGTCCACGGACTCCGGCAGACCCGCCGAGACCGGGTGGTAGAAGGTCGCCGAACCGCCCGCGTGGGGCAGGCACACCAGCCTGGCCGCCGCGTCCGGCCGGGGATGGTAACGGCGTATCCAGAGACGGTCGTGTTCGGCGAGCGTGGTCATGGGGCGGGTGTGTCCTTCCTGGCGGTGACTGCGGCGCGGCGCACGGAGCGCGCACCGGCAGTCTCACGCGCGCCGGACGGCCCGGACACCCCTATCCGCCCCAACCACGGTGTGCGGCTCAGGCGTTGAGGTAGGCGAGCACCGCGAGCACCCGGCGGTTGCTGTCGCTCGACGGAGGGAGCATCAGCTTGGTGAAGATGTTGGAGATGTGCTTCGCGGCCGCGCCCTCGGTGACGGTGAGCCGTTGGGCGATCGCGGTGTTCGAGCAGCCCTCGGCCATGAGTTCCAGCACCTCGCGTTCGCGGCCGGTGAGCGCGGCCAGCGGCTCGTCCCGGGAGTGGCTGGTCATCAGCTGGGCCACGACCGCAGGGTCCATGGCCGTCCCGCCGGCCGCGACGCGTCGTACGGCGTCGATGAACTGCTCGTCGTCCAGGACGCTGTCCTTCAGCAGATAGCCGATGCCGCCGGTGCCGTCGGCCAGCAGTTCGCGGGCGTACATCTGCTCGACGTGCTGGGAGAGGACGAGGATCGGCAGGCCGGGCTGCTCCCGGCGGGAACGCAGGGCCGCCTGGAGGCCCTCGGTGGTGAAGGTGGGGGGCAACCGTACGTCGACGATGGCCACGTCGGGGCGGTGCTCGGCGATCGCGGCGGCGAGGTCGGTGCCGTTGTCGACGGCGGCGGCCACTTCGAAGTCGTACGCCTCCAGCAGCTGGATGATCCCCTGCCTCAGGAGGAAGAGGTCTTCGGCGAGGACAACGCGCACGGTAGCTCCAGCTTCATCACGGTCGGACCGCCCGGAGGGCTGTCGATCTTCAGCGTCCCGTCAAAGGATGCCAGCCTGCGCCGGATGCCCTCCAGACCGGTCCCGGCCGATACGTCGGCGCCACCGCGGCCGTCGTCGGTGACCCGGGCGTGCAGGATGTCCTCCTCGCACCAGGCCAGTATCTCCACACGCGTGGCCTCGGCGTGCTTGAGGGCGTTGGTGAGCAGTTCCGACACGGCGAAGTAGACGGCTGACTCGACCGGGTCGGGCAGCCGGTCGTGCAGGTCCGCCACCACGGTGACCTGCAGCGGGCTGGCCAGGCCCAGGGCGCGCAGGGCGTCGGCCAGGCCGCGCTCCGCGAGGACGGGAGGATGGATGCCCCGCACCAGGTCGCGCAGTTCGCTCAGGGCCTGCACGGACGAGGTGCGCGCCTGCCGCAGCAGACGTCGCGCCTCCTCCGGGTCCTGGGCCATCTTCCGGTCGACGGCCCCCAGTTGGAGGCCCAGGCTGACGAGGCGTGCCTGGGCGCCGTCGTGCAGGTCGCGTTCGATGCGGCGCAGTTCGGCGGCCTGGAAGTCGAGGGCGCCGGAGCGGGTTTCCGCCAGGTGCTGCACCCGGAAGGCGAGTTCGGACTGCCGGGTCGGACCGAGCAGGAACTGGACGAAGTACGCGTACCCCTTGAGGACCAGCGGGCTGAGGAAGATCCAGCCGGTGAGGACGACGAGCGCCAGCAGCCCCGCGGCAAACGCGGCCGGCCAGCTGTCGACGGTGACGGAGGCGTACCAGCGGCCCTGTCCGCCCTGCGCGATGGGCTGCCACAGGCCGCAGGCCAGGAACAGGCCCTCCCCCGCGTAGTAGAGCAGGGCGGCCGGTACGAAGCCGACGAGTCCGACGAGGCAGTTGAGCAGCAGCCACAGCAGATCCCGCCAGGTCGCGGGGTCGGTGAGGATCCACTTGCAGCGGCGCATCCAGCCGACGATGTCCTTCTCGATCTCCTGCGGCTCGTCCCGGTAGGGCCGCCCCACCGGGACGCCGGAGCGCGCGGCCGCGCGCCGGTTGAGGTCGGCCAGCCAGCGCACCGCACGGGTGCAGTAGGGCAGCGCGAGGAAGCCGATGCCGATCACGGAGATGACGACGAAGTAGGTGGTGGTGACGAAGAGGACGATCGAGAGCAGGGCCCCCACGGCGATCGCCGTGCCGACCAGGGTGTCCAGGGCGGCGCGCCCGAGTCGGCCGCGCCAGGTGACCGGCACAGTCTTCATGCCCTCATGTTCCCATCCCTCGGCGCCGGTCACGGCGGGGCCGCCCCCGCCCGGGGGCAGCGGGGACGGCCCGGTCAGAAGGTGGCTCACGCGGCCTTCACCGTGTCCACTGCGGGGTTGCGCATGCCGCGCCAGGAGGGCAGCAGGGTGGCGCCGAACACCAGCAGCAGCGACCCGCCGACGATGGCCAGGTAGATGCCGATGGATCCTGAGGGCAGGTACGAGTCACTCTTGACGAGGCTGTAGGGGACGATGGTCGTCGCCGAGGCGATGGTGCCGAGGACGGTGGCGATGACCGCGATCAGCACACCCTCGACGCTCAGCATCGCGATCACCTGGGCGCGGGTGGCACCGGTGAGCCGCTGCAGGCCGAACTCCGCGCTGCGCTTGCGAGTGACCGACACCAGGGTGTTGACCACGGTGATGGCGGCGTACCCCACGATCATGGCGACGATGGTGTAGTTGGCGGACACCAGGATCTGCTGGATCTGGTTGTTACGGCCGGCCAGCGAGGAGCTGACGTCCAGTTCGGTGCCGGGCACCCGGGCGGCGAGCGCGGCGAGACGGTCGTGGACCTCGGTGCCGCTGCCGGACGCGGTGCGGACCAGGATCTGGTGCGGCAGCCCGTCACCTGTGTGCGGGGCGAGGGTCGCCGCGGGCAGCGTCAGGTACTCCTGCTTGGGGTTGTCGGCGTAGAGGGCGACGACGGTGGGGCGTGCCGCGGTGCCGTCACCGAAGTGCATCGGCAGCCGGTCGCCGACCTTCACTCCGTACTCACGGGCCTTCTTGTCCGAAAGGGCCACGGTGTCGCCGCTCAGAGCGGCGAGCGA
This region includes:
- a CDS encoding response regulator, with translation MRVVLAEDLFLLRQGIIQLLEAYDFEVAAAVDNGTDLAAAIAEHRPDVAIVDVRLPPTFTTEGLQAALRSRREQPGLPILVLSQHVEQMYARELLADGTGGIGYLLKDSVLDDEQFIDAVRRVAAGGTAMDPAVVAQLMTSHSRDEPLAALTGREREVLELMAEGCSNTAIAQRLTVTEGAAAKHISNIFTKLMLPPSSDSNRRVLAVLAYLNA
- a CDS encoding sensor histidine kinase, whose translation is MKTVPVTWRGRLGRAALDTLVGTAIAVGALLSIVLFVTTTYFVVISVIGIGFLALPYCTRAVRWLADLNRRAAARSGVPVGRPYRDEPQEIEKDIVGWMRRCKWILTDPATWRDLLWLLLNCLVGLVGFVPAALLYYAGEGLFLACGLWQPIAQGGQGRWYASVTVDSWPAAFAAGLLALVVLTGWIFLSPLVLKGYAYFVQFLLGPTRQSELAFRVQHLAETRSGALDFQAAELRRIERDLHDGAQARLVSLGLQLGAVDRKMAQDPEEARRLLRQARTSSVQALSELRDLVRGIHPPVLAERGLADALRALGLASPLQVTVVADLHDRLPDPVESAVYFAVSELLTNALKHAEATRVEILAWCEEDILHARVTDDGRGGADVSAGTGLEGIRRRLASFDGTLKIDSPPGGPTVMKLELPCALSSPKTSSS